Proteins from one Hyperolius riggenbachi isolate aHypRig1 chromosome 2, aHypRig1.pri, whole genome shotgun sequence genomic window:
- the LOC137544593 gene encoding olfactory receptor 52N2-like, with amino-acid sequence MSSDTWSPMEDLAINTSFSHTEFILRGFPGISQSRQILAIPLLFMYTIILISNGVILHIICMEKTLHLPMYILIMLLLAGNIVYSMAIVPKFLLALVFELDQITLTGCLTQMLFMYFTGTFESNALLLMAIDRYIAIMIPLHYHHIMSSRTLTMLVLVGYLRSLLLSSVIVGFASKVQFCRSNVILNFACENMSLLSLGCGDLSRVHTVGLWVRILFTGFDGTIILVSYVRILHTIRKLVEGKSREKSWQTCSAHMQATTVTYVCGFSASVAYRIGSVISTDVQNSVNLINYVIPTASDPFIYGLKMREIRKTLKRTLRQRSS; translated from the coding sequence ATGTCATCCGATACGTGGTCTCCAATGGAAGACTTGGCCATAAATACCAGCTTCTCCCACACAGAATTCATTCTCCGAGGGTTTCCGGGGATCTCACAGTCCAGACAGATCCTCGCCATCCCGTTGCTTTTCATGTACACCATAATACTGATAAGCAATGGGGTCATCCTCCATATAATCTGCATGGAGAAGACTCTACACTTGCCCATGTACATACTCATCATGCTGCTTTTAGCAGGAAACATTGTCTACTCTATGGCCATTGTGCCGAAATTCCTCCTTGCGTTAGTGTTTGAATTGGACCAGATAACATTGACTGGGTGCCTCACGCAAATGCTCTTCATGTACTTCACAGGGACCTTTGAGTCAAATGCTCTGCTATTGATGGCTATTGACAGATACATAGCCATAATGATACCTCTGCATTACCATCATATTATGTCCAGCAGAACACTAACCATGCTCGTCCTTGTAGGCTACCTACGCAGTTTACTTCTATCTTCCGTGATCGTTGGCTTTGCTTCCAAAGTCCAGTTTTGTAGATCCAATGTTATTCTGAACTTTGCTTGTGAGAACATGAGTCTCCTGAGTTTGGGCTGTGGAGATCTCTCGAGAGTCCATACTGTTGGCCTTTGGGTGAGGATCCTCTTTACAGGGTTTGATGGAACCATCATCTTGGTGTCTTACGTAAGGATCCTACACACCATCAGGAAGTTAGTTGAGGGTAAATCCCGGGAGAAATCTTGGCAAACTTGCAGCGCTCACATGCAAGCAACCACGGTGACCTACGTATGTGGCTTTTCTGCCTCGGTGGCATATCGAATTGGGTCTGTTATTTCGACTGATGTTCAGAACTCGGTGAACTTGATAAACTACGTCATCCCAACAGCCAGTGACCCATTCATCTACGGCCTGAAAATGAGGGAGATCAGAAAGACCTTGAAAAGGACATTGCGTCAAAGGAGCTCATAA